A genomic window from Cloacibacillus evryensis DSM 19522 includes:
- the hflX gene encoding GTPase HflX, with amino-acid sequence MSRQKRTSIDLSLKPPKAVIAAVDCGSADDTEQSLDELVMLLENIGVPVAARVVQKRKIPDPAHFIGAGKALEIKEYALPNEVTHLVVDDFLSPTQKSNLQKVTGLQVWDRAFVIMKIFESRAHTAEAKLQVELAQYRYEIPSLKGLGHQMSRTGGGIGTRGPGETEFERHRRKLDRRMKSIEQRLDDVRKRREERRDRRRRDGVPVAALVGYTNSGKSTLLQALSKDAGIVSKDQLFSTLDTVVRKIGYRGGEGHFLLSDTVGFIRKLPPALVAAFRATLEEAANADLLLLVLDSADKEPIETLGIVLDTLNDLKADHLPRIVVLNKIDKSGEAADFIAVELRARGERVVCTCALDGRGFDELLGEIKKIFESEVALTGIKDIL; translated from the coding sequence TTGAGCAGACAGAAACGGACTTCGATCGACCTTTCGCTGAAGCCGCCGAAGGCGGTCATCGCCGCCGTCGACTGCGGCAGCGCCGACGATACCGAGCAGTCTCTCGACGAACTGGTGATGCTGCTCGAAAATATCGGCGTGCCTGTTGCCGCCCGCGTCGTGCAGAAAAGGAAGATCCCCGATCCGGCCCACTTCATCGGCGCCGGCAAGGCTCTCGAGATAAAGGAGTACGCGCTTCCCAACGAAGTGACGCACCTCGTCGTGGACGATTTCCTCTCGCCGACACAGAAGAGCAATCTGCAGAAGGTCACCGGCCTGCAGGTGTGGGACCGCGCCTTTGTGATAATGAAGATATTCGAGAGCCGCGCCCATACCGCCGAGGCTAAATTGCAGGTGGAGCTTGCGCAGTACCGGTATGAGATCCCGAGCCTCAAGGGGTTGGGACATCAGATGTCCCGCACCGGCGGCGGCATCGGGACGCGCGGCCCCGGCGAGACCGAGTTTGAGCGCCATCGCCGGAAGCTCGACCGGCGCATGAAGAGCATCGAGCAGAGGCTTGACGACGTACGCAAGCGCAGGGAGGAGCGGCGTGACCGCCGCCGCCGCGACGGCGTGCCGGTAGCGGCCCTTGTCGGTTACACGAACAGCGGAAAATCCACCCTTTTGCAGGCGCTCTCCAAAGACGCGGGGATCGTCTCCAAAGACCAGTTATTTTCCACGCTCGACACGGTGGTGCGGAAGATCGGCTATCGCGGCGGCGAGGGGCATTTTCTGCTCTCCGACACGGTCGGCTTCATACGCAAGCTTCCGCCCGCGCTGGTGGCCGCCTTCCGCGCGACGCTTGAGGAGGCGGCGAACGCCGATCTGCTGCTGTTGGTGCTCGACTCCGCCGACAAAGAACCGATCGAGACGCTGGGGATCGTTCTCGATACGCTGAACGACCTTAAGGCCGACCACCTTCCCCGTATAGTCGTGCTCAATAAAATAGACAAAAGCGGCGAGGCGGCGGATTTTATCGCCGTGGAGCTGCGCGCGCGCGGCGAGCGTGTCGTCTGTACCTGCGCGCTCGACGGACGCGGTTTTGACGAGCTGCTCGGAGAGATAAAAAAAATTTTTGAAAGTGAAGTTGCCTTAACCGGCATAAAAGATATATTATAA
- a CDS encoding dihydroorotate dehydrogenase translates to MTTSISAKIGALSLESPVIPASGVWPYAPEFWREPKLNGIGALCTKAISLEPRRGNRGVRVWETPSGVLNSIGLQNCGVREFSERYAELVKSSPRPVIANVVMERPHQTQETLRVLEDMEGIAAAELNISCPNVDGEGMAWGVACGSAAEAVRAARKIWRGPLWVKMTPQAADPAAVAQAVEAEGADAIVCANTWLGMSIDMASGKPAFDRVVAGLSGPAIFPLALRMVWQTAGAVSIPVIGCGGVTTAADCMGMILAGASAVEVGSAFFNNIGAGETICAGLPELVARYKAERISELVGFARKR, encoded by the coding sequence ATGACAACTAGCATATCGGCAAAGATCGGCGCGCTGTCGCTGGAGAGCCCCGTTATCCCCGCGTCAGGCGTCTGGCCCTATGCGCCGGAATTCTGGCGCGAGCCGAAGCTCAACGGGATCGGCGCGCTCTGCACGAAGGCGATCAGCCTTGAGCCGCGGCGAGGCAACCGCGGCGTCCGCGTCTGGGAGACTCCCTCCGGCGTGCTCAACAGCATCGGGCTGCAAAACTGCGGCGTACGGGAGTTTTCGGAACGTTACGCGGAGCTTGTGAAGAGTTCCCCGCGCCCCGTCATTGCGAACGTGGTCATGGAGCGCCCGCATCAAACGCAGGAAACGCTGAGGGTGCTGGAGGATATGGAGGGCATCGCGGCTGCCGAGCTGAATATCTCCTGCCCGAATGTTGACGGCGAGGGCATGGCCTGGGGCGTGGCGTGCGGCTCCGCCGCCGAGGCGGTGCGCGCCGCGCGGAAGATATGGCGCGGGCCTCTGTGGGTGAAGATGACCCCGCAGGCGGCCGACCCGGCGGCGGTCGCGCAGGCGGTCGAGGCCGAGGGGGCGGACGCTATCGTCTGCGCCAACACCTGGCTCGGCATGTCCATCGACATGGCGTCGGGCAAGCCGGCTTTTGACCGCGTCGTCGCCGGATTGTCGGGCCCCGCGATATTCCCGCTCGCTCTGCGTATGGTCTGGCAGACGGCGGGAGCCGTCTCGATACCTGTGATCGGCTGCGGCGGCGTGACCACGGCAGCCGACTGCATGGGAATGATCCTTGCCGGAGCTTCGGCGGTCGAGGTCGGCAGCGCCTTCTTCAACAATATCGGCGCGGGTGAGACGATCTGCGCGGGATTGCCGGAGCTCGTCGCCCGCTATAAGGCGGAGCGGATATCCGAGCTTGTCGGCTTTGCGAGAAAAAGATAG
- the cmk gene encoding (d)CMP kinase produces MEEKKIVVAIDGPAGAGKSTVARAAAERIGLPYLDTGALYRAIAWKLSKEGIPPEDGGGISKALASFRLEFSPGGITADGTDVTAAIRTPEIDGIVSAYAARAEVRDALIELQRAQAKNGLVADGRDMGTVVFPDAELKIFLTASAEERARRRYKERLERGEAADYDEILRQVAERDNYDMTREIAPLRPAPGCIVLDSSDMDAAQVTEAISSLALRFMGQDIR; encoded by the coding sequence ATGGAAGAAAAAAAGATCGTTGTTGCAATAGACGGCCCCGCGGGGGCGGGGAAGAGTACGGTGGCGCGCGCGGCGGCGGAGCGGATCGGCCTGCCCTATCTCGATACGGGCGCGCTTTATCGGGCGATAGCCTGGAAGCTCAGCAAAGAGGGTATCCCGCCGGAGGACGGCGGCGGCATATCAAAGGCGCTGGCCTCCTTCCGCCTTGAGTTTTCCCCGGGAGGCATCACGGCCGACGGTACGGATGTCACGGCCGCGATACGCACGCCGGAGATCGACGGGATCGTTTCGGCCTACGCCGCGCGCGCGGAGGTTCGCGACGCGCTCATCGAGCTGCAGCGCGCGCAGGCGAAGAACGGCCTTGTCGCCGACGGCCGCGATATGGGGACGGTGGTCTTTCCCGACGCGGAGCTGAAAATATTCCTCACCGCCTCCGCCGAGGAACGCGCCCGCCGCCGGTACAAGGAGCGCCTGGAGAGGGGCGAGGCCGCGGATTATGACGAGATATTGAGGCAGGTCGCCGAACGCGACAATTATGACATGACGCGGGAAATAGCGCCGCTGCGGCCGGCGCCGGGCTGTATAGTCCTTGACAGTTCGGATATGGACGCGGCGCAGGTGACGGAGGCGATATCTTCGCTGGCGCTGCGGTTTATGGGGCAGGATATTCGTTGA